A segment of the Sphingomicrobium flavum genome:
CGCATCGATGGTGGGGATGAGGTTATACTGCTGGAAGATGAAGCCGATATTGTTGAGGCGGAAATCGACCAGCTGGCGATCGCTCAGATCGTAAATGTCGGTATCGAACACTTCCACGCTGCCATCGGTCGGCCAGAGGATACCGCACAGGATCGAGATCAGCGTGGTCTTGCCCGAGCCGGATTCGCCGACGACGTAGGTCAGCTCGCCCTTGCGGATGTCGACATCGATGCCGTGAAGGACGCGGATGGTCTGCTGGCCCGCCTGGAAATCACGGGTGATGCCGCGCGCGCGGATGGCGGCGGCATGCTTGGGATCGGCGCTCATCTGAACACCGCCGCAGGTTCGGTCTTCAACACGCCGCGCAGTGCGACCCAGCCCGTTAGCGCGATGATGATGGCGACCGAGATGAAGCTCAGCAGCGGGATCTGCCAGGGCGTGTAGAAGCCCTTGAAGGTGGGATCGCCGGCAAAGGCTTCGATGAAGATGGTCGCGCCCAAGAGCCCAAGCCCATAGCCGATCAGCCCGACCATCGCGGCCTGCGCGGCGACCATGGCGCGGATTTTGCCATTATGGACACCGATCGCCTTCAGCGCGCCGAACTGCTTGATATTGTCGCGGATGAACAGGCTGAAGGTCAGCCCGACGATGGCGATGCCGACGACGAAGCCGAGCGCGACGGTGATGCCGAAGTTGAGCGGGATACCGGTATTTTCGATGATGAAGTCGATGCCGTCGCGCGCAAACTGGTCGCGGGTGCGGGCGCGCAGGCCGGTTTGCTCCTCGATCCGGTCGACCAGCGCCTGCACGTCCTGCCCGTCATTGGCCTTGACGAGGATGAAGGACAGGCGATTGCGCGCACCGGGAACATAGCCGAGCGCATTGGAATAGCGGGTGGTCAGCGTGACCTGGCTCGTGAAGGTGGGAATGCTGTCGGTGACACCGCGAATGACCGCGCGGCGATCGTTGAGCTCGAGCTCGGCGCCGATGAAATCCTCCCCTGGCGGGAAGAGGCGGATGGCGCCGACATCGTCGATGAAGACCGTATCGGGCGCGGCCAGCAGGGCGCGGTCGCCCTCGATCATGTTCTGGGGCAGGCCGATCAGCGTGGTATCGTCGACTCCGATCACCGTCACGCCTTCCAGATCGCCTTCCGGCGTGCGGATGGTGGCCCCGGCGCGCAGGTGCGGCACCGCCCATTTGACCCCCGGCACGCCGCGCACGCGATCGAGCGCGGTGGACGGCATGGGGTAGGCGACATCGGGCGTGCGGCTGACCTTGTCCATTACCCAGATGTCGTTGGTGCGGATATCGTAGACCGCGCTCGCGCCGCGTTCGAGCAGGTTGACGAAGATGGTCAGCTGCTGGGTGATGAGGAGCGTCGAGAAGGCGATGCCGAACACCAGCCCGAAAAACTTCTGCCGGTCACCCGTGAGCATCCTGATGGCGATCCAGATCATGGGCGGCGGCTCTTCCTTGCCTTCGGGGCGACTCAGGAGTAGATAATGAACGGTGACGTTCAAATGAACGCGTGCGTTCATTAAGTCAAGGAACAGAATGACCGAAAAATCGATCCGTCCGTCCAGCGAAGCCAAGCGGCAGGCCATTATCGAAGCCGCTGCAGAAGCATTTTTCGAACAGGGCTATGAAGCCGCCTCGATCGAGGCGATCGCCGCGGATGCGGGTGTGTCCAAGGTGACGGTCTACAGCTATTTTGGCGGCAAATCGGCGCTGTTCAGCGCGGCGGTCGAACGCGAGTGCCGAAAGATGTCCTCGGCCATGCAGCTGGAACCGGGTGGTGAGCATCGCCCCTTGCGTCAACGGCTGGAAGCGTTGGGACAGGCCTTCAACCAGTTCATGTCGCGCCCCGAACTCATGCGCTTCGACCGCCGCATCGCCGCCGAGGCCGAACGCGATCCGACCATCGGCGATACGTTCATGAATGCCGGCCCGCGCCCGATGTGCCTGCACATGGCGGCGATGATCGAAGAAGCGCACGAAGCGGGTGAGGTGGACGTGCCCGATTTCATGCTTGCGGCCGAACAGTTCGTGTCGATGGTGAAGGGCTTTGGCGAGATGGAGCGGCGCTTCTGCGGCAAGATGGACCCCGACCGCGACCAGGATCGTATCGCCGGCGCGGTCGAGGTGTTCATGCGGGCCTATGAGGTAAAAGCGTGACCATCCTTGTCCTCGACGAAGGCACCAGTTCGACGCGGGCGTTGCTGTTCGAGGCGGAGGGCAAGATTTCGGGGACGGCGCAGCGCGAGGTCGCAGCATCCTATCCGCGGCCCGGCTGGGTCGAACAGGATGCCGAGGCGATCTGGGAAGCGACCGCTGGGGTGGCGCAGGAGATGGTCGCGCATGCCGGTGGGGCGAAGCGGATCGGGGCCATCGGCATCACCAACCAGCGCGAGACGCTGGTGGCCTGGGACAGAGCGAGCGGCAAGGCGCTGGCGCCCGCCATCGTTTGGCTGGATCGGCGCACTGCCGATGCGTGCGCTGCGCTGAAAAAAGCGGGGCATGAGGCGGCGGTTCAGGCGACCAGCGGGCTGCTGCTCGATCCCTATTTCTCCGCCTCCAAGATGCGCTGGATGATCGACGAGCATGAGGATGTGCGCGGGGCGCCCGAGCGTGGCGATCTGGCGTTCGGCACCATCGACAGCTGGCTGATGTTCAAGCTGACCGGCGCGCACCGAAGCGATGCCAGCAATGCCAGCCGCGCTGCGCTGATGGACCTTGAAAAAGGCTGCTGGGACGAGGCGTTATGCGACCTGTTCGGTGTGCCCATGGCCGCATTGCCCGACATCGTCGACATGACCGGAGATCTGGGGCGGACGAGTTGTTTTGGCGGATCCATCGCCATCAGCGGATCAGTCGGCGACCAGCAGGCGGCGACCATTGGGCAGGGATGCTTGGGGCCAGGGCAGGCCAAGGCGACCTTCGGCACAGGCCTCTTTGCCTTGGCTTCCAGCGGCGCGGTGCGACCGCATAGCCGGCATCGGCTGCTGTCGACCCTGCTGCTGCAGGATGGGGAGCATCGGCTCTACGCGCTGGAGGGCTCGGTCTTCGTGGCGGGCAGTATGGTCAAATGGCTGCGCGATATGGCGGGGCTGGTCGAGAGCGCGGGCGAAACCGAAAGCCTTGCCCGCAGCGTCGAGGATAATGGCGGGGTGACGATCATTCCGGCCTTTACCGGGCTGGGTGCGCCGCATTGGCGGGCGGACATGGAAGGTTCGATCCACGGGCTGACCTTCGGGGTAAAGCGGGCGCATCTGGTGCGTGCGGCGCTGGAAGCGGTGACGCATAGCTGCGCGGATCTGGCCGAAGCCTTTGCCGCCGATGACGCGGCATGGGAGATGCTTCGGGTCGATGGCGGGATGATCGCTAATGACTGGCTGGCACAGGACCTGGCGGACATGATGGCGATCATGGTCGAACGCCCCGCCAATGTGGAAAGCACGGCACGCGGCGCGGCGATGCTGGCGGCATCGGGCGCGGGTCTGCATGATGGCGTCGCCGCTGCCGTGGCCGCGATGCTGCCGTCTTTCGAGAGCTATTCGCCGCGGGTGGACGCCGATCTGCGCGATGCTCGGCGGTCCAGATGGCGGGCCATCCTGCAGAAAGCGCTCCGCTAGTCCGGATTGACGCAGGTTAATTCTAGCGCGACAAGGCGGTGTCAACTTTCGGGGGGAAGCCATGACCACAACTTACGCCGCCACCACGCCAGAGCTGCGGCGCAGCGACCGCATCTTTCATACCGGGATCGGGCTTTACGTCCTGCTGCTTGGCCTGATCGGCTTTGGCCGGTCTTTCTATTTTTCCAGCTTCACTGGCGGGGTGGAGACGGCCCCCGCCTTTACTGCGACCATCATGGTCCATGCGGCGCTGTTCACGGCGTGGATTGTGTTGGCAACGAGCCAGCCCTGGCTAATCGCCAAGGGACGCTATGACCTGCATCGCCAATATGGGCCTTGGGGCATGGGGCTTGGCATCGCGATGATCTTGAGCGGGGTCTATACCGCGCTGATCGCAGCCAATATCGGCTTCAATGACCAGCCCAATCGCGCCAATTTCATGATTGTTCCCTTTGTCACGATGCTGGGGTTTGGGCTGTTTCTCTGGCTATCCTGGCGCGCGCGCAGGAATGGGGAGGCGCACAAGCGCTATATCCTGCTCGCGCATGTCAATCTGCTGGAGGCACCGGCGGCGCGATCGTTGGTGCATAATGATTTTCCGCCGATGCCGGGGATCATCGTGCTGACCTTCTTGCCGGTGCTGGCGGGCATCATTTACGACCTTGTGACGCGGCGGCGGGTGCATGCCATCTATCTTTGGGGCGGTGCGCTTAGCTTTGCGCTTGCGGTCGGACGACATTCGATCGCACGGTCGGACTGGTGGGGCGAGTTGGCGCCGAAGATTGCCGCGCCTTTCGCCTAGGCCTTGAGGTCGGCAGCCATCATCTTTTCGCGTTCGAGCAGGCGGGCGAGCTGGGCGAGGCCGGCCTCGTAGGGCGGCGGGCACCAGATATCGCGATATTGCTGGTCGGCGGCGGCGCGCAGCGTCCAGTGCGGATCGATGAGGTGCGGGCGGCCCAATGCCACCAAATCCGCGCGGCCCGCCATCAGGATGGCATTGGCCTGGTCATGCTCGGAAATGTTGCCGACCGCCATGGTGGCGCAGCCGCCCTCATTGCGGATGCGGTCGGAAAAGGGCGTCTGGAACATGCGGCCATAAACGGGGCGGGCGTCTTTCCAGGTCTGGCCTGCCGACACGTCGATGAGGTCGGCGCCAGCCTGGCTGAAGGCCCTGGCGATTTCGACCGCTTCGTCGGGCGTAACGCCTTCATCGCCCGCCCAGTCATTGGCGGAAATGCGCACCGACATGGGCTTTTCGACGGGCCAGACGGCGCGCATCGCGGCGAAGACTTCGAGCGGGTAGCGCAGCCGGTTTTCGAGGCTGCCGCCATAGTCGTCGTCGCGCTTATTCTGCAGCGGGGTGATGAAGCTGGAGAGGAGATAACCGTGCGCGCAGTGCAACTCGACCATGTCGAACCCGGCGGCGATGGCGCGCTGTGTGGCGGCGACGAACTGGCCCTTCACGTCGTCCATGTCGGCGCGGGTCATCGGGCGCGGGGCCTGGTTGGCGGGTGACCAAGGCACGTCGCTGGCGGCGATCAGTGGCCAATTCTCCTCCTTGAGCGGCGCATCCATCTCCTCCCAGCCCAACTGGGTCGAGCCCTTGGCGCCCGAATGGCCGAGCTGCAGGCAGAATTTGGCCGGCGTGCGCTCATGGATGAAGTCGGCGATGCGGGCGAAGGCCTTGGCCTGATCGTCGTTCCACAGGCCGGTGCAGCCGGGCGTGATGCGACCGGTGGGGGAGACGCAGGTCATTTCGGTAAAGACCATCGCCGCCCCGCCCATGGCGCGCTGGCTATAATGCATGAGGTGGAAATCATTGGGCAGGCCGTCGGTCGCAGAATAGGTAGCCATCGGGCTGACGATGATGCGGTTGGCCAGCTCCATGTCGCGCAGCTTGAAGGGCGCGAACATGGGCGGCGCGGGCTTGGGCGTGCCGGTGGCGCGCTGCCAGAAGCGGCTTTCCAGTGCATCCATCCAGGCAGCGTCGCGTTCGCGCAGATTGGCATGGCTGATCCGCTGCGAACGGGTCATCAGTGAATAAGCGAACTGCCATGGTTCGAAATCGAGATAACGGTCAAGCGTTTCGAACCATTCGGTGCTGTTGCGCGCGCTATTCTGCAGCTTGAGCACTTCAAGCGCGCGCTCATCCTGATATTCCTTCAGCGCCTCTTCGCGCGACAGGCCGGGGCGGGTCAGCACCTCGGTAAGCTTGATCGCATCTTCCAGCGCCAGCTTGGTGCCCGACCCGATCGAAAAATGCGCAGTATGCGCGGCATCTCCGATCAGGATGATCTTGTCATGCGACCATTGTTCGCAAGTAATACGACGGAACTGCAGCCAGGCCGCCGAGCCGCGCAGATGGGCGGCATTGGTCTTCAAATTGTGGCCATCGAGGTGGCGGGCGAAGATGGTTTCGCACAGGGCGATGGCCTCGTCCTGCGACATGTCGGCAAGGCCCAGTTTCTCGAAGGTTTCTTCGGCCATTTCGACAATGAAGGTCGAGCCATGGTCGGCGAAACGATAGGCATGGGCCCAGACCCAGCCGGCCTCGGTCTGCTCGAAAGCGAAGGTGAAGGCGTCGAAAATCTTCTCCGTGCCAAGCCAGATAAAGCGGTTGGCGCGGGTGTCGACATCGACATGGAAATGGTCGGCATAGGCCTCGCGCACGCGGCTGTTGATGCCGTCGGCGGCGATGACGAGGTCATAGTCGGCCCAGGCCGACAGGTCGGCGCTGACCTCGCTTTCATAATGGATGATGGCGCCCAGTTCGCGAGCGCGATCGCTCAAAATTTCGAGCAACCGCTTGCGGCCGATGCCGATAAAACCATGGCCCGAGCTGGTCTCGGTGGCGCCGCCTATATGGACGTCGATATCGTCCCAATGGGCGAACTCGTCCTCGATCGTGCGCGCCGAAACGGCATCGCAAGCCATCAGATTTTCAAGCGTCTGGTCGGAGAAGACGACCCCCCAGCCGAAGGTGTCGCCAGCGCGGTTTCGCTCGAAGATTTCGACGGTGGTTTGGGGGTCCGCGAGCTTCATCGCGATGGCGAAATAAAGTCCCGCCGGACCGCCGCCGATGCACGCGATTTTCATGACTTCCGCTCCCTCTTTCCCGCCCGCGCCGGATGAACGTCCACGCTAGCGGCTGGCCGCGTTTTGGCAATGCGCGACTCGGAAATTCACGACTCGCCCCGACTCCGAGTCGGAGTACGGGATTCGTGGGTCAAGCGCTGAAATGTGCCGTTTCGGGACGCGAGGAGCAGATTTTTCTGCACTCGGAATTGGCGTCAATTTGCGCAGTCGAGC
Coding sequences within it:
- the glpK gene encoding glycerol kinase GlpK, with protein sequence MTILVLDEGTSSTRALLFEAEGKISGTAQREVAASYPRPGWVEQDAEAIWEATAGVAQEMVAHAGGAKRIGAIGITNQRETLVAWDRASGKALAPAIVWLDRRTADACAALKKAGHEAAVQATSGLLLDPYFSASKMRWMIDEHEDVRGAPERGDLAFGTIDSWLMFKLTGAHRSDASNASRAALMDLEKGCWDEALCDLFGVPMAALPDIVDMTGDLGRTSCFGGSIAISGSVGDQQAATIGQGCLGPGQAKATFGTGLFALASSGAVRPHSRHRLLSTLLLQDGEHRLYALEGSVFVAGSMVKWLRDMAGLVESAGETESLARSVEDNGGVTIIPAFTGLGAPHWRADMEGSIHGLTFGVKRAHLVRAALEAVTHSCADLAEAFAADDAAWEMLRVDGGMIANDWLAQDLADMMAIMVERPANVESTARGAAMLAASGAGLHDGVAAAVAAMLPSFESYSPRVDADLRDARRSRWRAILQKALR
- a CDS encoding bifunctional salicylyl-CoA 5-hydroxylase/oxidoreductase → MKIACIGGGPAGLYFAIAMKLADPQTTVEIFERNRAGDTFGWGVVFSDQTLENLMACDAVSARTIEDEFAHWDDIDVHIGGATETSSGHGFIGIGRKRLLEILSDRARELGAIIHYESEVSADLSAWADYDLVIAADGINSRVREAYADHFHVDVDTRANRFIWLGTEKIFDAFTFAFEQTEAGWVWAHAYRFADHGSTFIVEMAEETFEKLGLADMSQDEAIALCETIFARHLDGHNLKTNAAHLRGSAAWLQFRRITCEQWSHDKIILIGDAAHTAHFSIGSGTKLALEDAIKLTEVLTRPGLSREEALKEYQDERALEVLKLQNSARNSTEWFETLDRYLDFEPWQFAYSLMTRSQRISHANLRERDAAWMDALESRFWQRATGTPKPAPPMFAPFKLRDMELANRIIVSPMATYSATDGLPNDFHLMHYSQRAMGGAAMVFTEMTCVSPTGRITPGCTGLWNDDQAKAFARIADFIHERTPAKFCLQLGHSGAKGSTQLGWEEMDAPLKEENWPLIAASDVPWSPANQAPRPMTRADMDDVKGQFVAATQRAIAAGFDMVELHCAHGYLLSSFITPLQNKRDDDYGGSLENRLRYPLEVFAAMRAVWPVEKPMSVRISANDWAGDEGVTPDEAVEIARAFSQAGADLIDVSAGQTWKDARPVYGRMFQTPFSDRIRNEGGCATMAVGNISEHDQANAILMAGRADLVALGRPHLIDPHWTLRAAADQQYRDIWCPPPYEAGLAQLARLLEREKMMAADLKA
- a CDS encoding ABC transporter permease, with amino-acid sequence MNARVHLNVTVHYLLLSRPEGKEEPPPMIWIAIRMLTGDRQKFFGLVFGIAFSTLLITQQLTIFVNLLERGASAVYDIRTNDIWVMDKVSRTPDVAYPMPSTALDRVRGVPGVKWAVPHLRAGATIRTPEGDLEGVTVIGVDDTTLIGLPQNMIEGDRALLAAPDTVFIDDVGAIRLFPPGEDFIGAELELNDRRAVIRGVTDSIPTFTSQVTLTTRYSNALGYVPGARNRLSFILVKANDGQDVQALVDRIEEQTGLRARTRDQFARDGIDFIIENTGIPLNFGITVALGFVVGIAIVGLTFSLFIRDNIKQFGALKAIGVHNGKIRAMVAAQAAMVGLIGYGLGLLGATIFIEAFAGDPTFKGFYTPWQIPLLSFISVAIIIALTGWVALRGVLKTEPAAVFR
- a CDS encoding TetR/AcrR family transcriptional regulator C-terminal domain-containing protein, with translation MTEKSIRPSSEAKRQAIIEAAAEAFFEQGYEAASIEAIAADAGVSKVTVYSYFGGKSALFSAAVERECRKMSSAMQLEPGGEHRPLRQRLEALGQAFNQFMSRPELMRFDRRIAAEAERDPTIGDTFMNAGPRPMCLHMAAMIEEAHEAGEVDVPDFMLAAEQFVSMVKGFGEMERRFCGKMDPDRDQDRIAGAVEVFMRAYEVKA